The Streptomyces sp. NBC_01255 genome window below encodes:
- a CDS encoding Ms4533A family Cys-rich leader peptide, with translation MSHRHVAFDRAAIELALIGVTRHAVADILCS, from the coding sequence ATGTCGCACCGTCACGTCGCCTTCGATCGCGCCGCCATTGAGCTGGCGCTCATCGGCGTGACCCGGCACGCCGTGGCCGACATTCTCTGTAGCTGA